In Natronoarchaeum mannanilyticum, a genomic segment contains:
- a CDS encoding DUF7093 family protein translates to MGLRCSLLGHSFGDSEVEREREEQGSEVVVTIREEQTCSRCGKTKLVSENKEVTSLAARQGGGGASDASAGGEDAGADAAVESNGPAAGDAGSEDAVDADGETVAAGDGRDAEIIDDGPDDTVPEATREAASVAEGDDEAASDPENPVEPETDPEDDAVILDEDEEENSEPSEREHGEWPDADDTRRSDDAEGTSQKWPDADGEDEGFDAEPTSGEPDDVEFGGGLTPEAEGTPEGEGQMVESADTGFTSADSAPSPVDADRERETTEYVCPECGHTAAGTGTSLRAGDICPECRRGYIAER, encoded by the coding sequence ATGGGTCTCAGGTGTTCGCTTCTCGGACACAGCTTCGGCGACAGCGAGGTCGAGCGAGAGCGAGAGGAACAGGGCAGCGAGGTGGTCGTGACGATCCGCGAGGAGCAGACGTGTTCGCGGTGCGGGAAGACGAAGCTCGTCAGCGAGAACAAGGAAGTGACGTCGCTGGCGGCCCGGCAGGGCGGGGGCGGAGCGTCGGACGCGTCGGCGGGCGGTGAGGACGCCGGCGCGGACGCTGCCGTCGAGAGTAACGGTCCCGCGGCGGGTGACGCCGGAAGCGAGGACGCTGTCGACGCCGACGGTGAGACGGTCGCCGCCGGCGACGGCCGGGACGCCGAGATCATCGATGATGGGCCCGACGACACCGTGCCCGAGGCCACCCGCGAGGCGGCGTCGGTCGCGGAGGGCGACGACGAGGCCGCGAGCGATCCCGAGAACCCGGTCGAACCGGAGACGGATCCCGAGGACGACGCGGTGATCCTCGACGAGGACGAGGAGGAGAACTCCGAACCGAGCGAGCGCGAGCACGGCGAGTGGCCCGACGCCGACGACACCCGGCGGAGCGACGACGCCGAGGGCACATCCCAGAAGTGGCCGGACGCCGACGGCGAGGACGAGGGGTTCGACGCCGAACCCACCAGCGGCGAGCCCGACGACGTCGAGTTCGGCGGCGGGTTGACTCCCGAAGCCGAGGGAACGCCGGAGGGCGAAGGACAGATGGTCGAGAGCGCCGACACCGGGTTTACCAGCGCCGACAGCGCGCCCTCGCCGGTCGACGCCGACCGCGAGCGCGAGACGACCGAGTACGTCTGCCCGGAATGCGGCCACACCGCGGCCGGCACCGGCACGTCGCTGCGGGCGGGCGACATCTGCCCGGAGTGCCGCCGCGGCTACATCGCCGAACGCTGA
- a CDS encoding DUF7532 family protein, with the protein MHFDQRTQRALREVGLDADELRRASELVVEETAETAAELEAFFQAADTLYSDMEMAHSASDFPEHTVEYLDLTTHADDMRGWLRFDSWGAYVEDGRVLEDDLVELTLGPTINDRVQFAPDRERLR; encoded by the coding sequence ATGCACTTCGACCAGCGGACACAGCGCGCGCTGCGCGAGGTCGGCCTCGACGCCGACGAACTGCGGCGCGCCTCGGAGCTCGTCGTCGAGGAGACCGCCGAGACGGCCGCCGAGCTGGAGGCCTTTTTCCAGGCCGCGGACACGCTCTACTCGGATATGGAGATGGCCCACAGCGCCAGCGACTTCCCCGAACACACCGTCGAGTACCTCGATCTGACGACTCACGCCGACGATATGCGGGGCTGGCTGCGCTTCGACTCGTGGGGCGCGTACGTCGAGGACGGCCGCGTGCTCGAGGATGACCTCGTCGAGCTGACGCTCGGACCGACGATCAACGACCGCGTGCAGTTCGCGCCGGATCGCGAGCGGCTCCGATGA
- a CDS encoding DUF402 domain-containing protein codes for MTAVRLRGIYSTALTRLLLDADHEVVQASPPIRERFDADLAAAPAAAGIADTDDRQGVGVSGDPDAVSELVGLLTDELARDAMVWSARAPRGAVFDGVVSRTLGSGAVVELAGDSETPATPELDARAPDVDAEGFLPFDDADGYVDEGDSLRVQVREPAAPWGDDRPLLGTDIEVPGELVSLVRGEEGASADARGERGTELVRTTDLLPAEAPDGWGVRWERDAADAEMDALGSALSRAVERAESMEETLSSSPSEGVAPRRVVAPQATAWVWFGRESRFALDGRRRDVTTTMPGHHRTKAAARSASDAVDFVEAVCATSGEFPVGEFPFGAVADQFGPREGDRIALGHGKPDGRLITLGRGEVTERDDDGALTLRREISSSGTYDAIGTEREPGDVAVTKLQEGRWWYPTVYRGEDGERKGTYVNVCTPVELFPSVARYVDLYVDVVRRPDGEVERVDADELAEAVETGYVSEELAEKARSVAGAVENAL; via the coding sequence ATGACGGCGGTTCGGCTGCGCGGCATCTACTCGACCGCGCTGACGCGGCTCCTCCTGGATGCGGACCACGAGGTCGTTCAGGCGTCGCCGCCGATCCGCGAGCGGTTCGACGCCGACCTCGCCGCGGCGCCGGCGGCCGCCGGTATCGCGGACACCGACGACCGGCAGGGCGTCGGCGTCAGCGGCGATCCTGACGCGGTGTCGGAGCTGGTCGGCCTGTTGACCGACGAACTCGCGCGGGATGCGATGGTCTGGTCCGCCCGAGCCCCGCGCGGCGCGGTGTTCGACGGCGTCGTCTCGCGGACGCTCGGCAGCGGCGCCGTCGTCGAACTGGCTGGCGATTCGGAAACCCCCGCGACGCCGGAGCTGGACGCCCGCGCGCCCGACGTCGACGCCGAGGGCTTTCTCCCGTTCGACGACGCCGACGGCTACGTCGACGAGGGCGACAGCCTGCGCGTCCAGGTCCGCGAACCGGCGGCGCCGTGGGGCGACGACCGGCCGCTGCTCGGGACCGATATCGAGGTGCCGGGCGAGCTCGTCTCGCTCGTGCGCGGCGAGGAGGGCGCCAGCGCCGACGCCCGCGGCGAGCGCGGCACCGAACTCGTCCGGACGACCGACCTCCTGCCCGCCGAGGCGCCCGACGGCTGGGGCGTGCGCTGGGAGCGCGACGCCGCCGACGCCGAGATGGACGCGCTCGGTTCCGCGCTCTCGCGAGCCGTCGAGCGCGCCGAGTCGATGGAGGAGACGCTGTCGTCGTCGCCGTCGGAGGGGGTTGCGCCGCGGAGAGTTGTCGCCCCGCAGGCGACCGCGTGGGTCTGGTTCGGTCGCGAGTCGCGGTTCGCGCTCGACGGGCGGCGCCGCGACGTGACGACGACGATGCCGGGCCACCACCGCACGAAGGCCGCCGCGCGGTCGGCCAGCGACGCGGTCGACTTCGTCGAGGCGGTCTGCGCGACGTCCGGTGAGTTCCCCGTCGGCGAGTTTCCCTTCGGCGCCGTCGCCGACCAGTTCGGCCCGCGGGAGGGCGACCGGATCGCGCTGGGCCACGGCAAGCCCGACGGCCGACTCATCACGCTCGGGCGCGGCGAGGTCACGGAGCGCGACGACGACGGGGCGCTGACGCTGCGCCGCGAGATCAGCTCGTCGGGTACGTACGACGCCATCGGCACCGAGCGCGAGCCGGGCGACGTCGCCGTCACGAAGCTCCAGGAGGGTCGCTGGTGGTATCCGACGGTGTACCGGGGCGAGGACGGCGAGCGCAAGGGAACGTACGTCAACGTCTGCACGCCGGTCGAGCTGTTCCCCTCGGTCGCCCGCTACGTCGACCTGTACGTCGACGTCGTCAGGCGCCCCGACGGCGAGGTCGAGCGGGTCGACGCCGACGAGCTCGCGGAGGCGGTTGAGACGGGCTACGTCTCCGAGGAACTCGCCGAGAAGGCCCGGAGCGTCGCCGGCGCCGTCGAGAACGCACTCTAG
- a CDS encoding HTH domain-containing protein, translated as MENIDRPLELDVYMRAFAPDAARRRQEAMLERMRELRDRGTAEAVSVTRWSNQVSVSPARDRDPPVGVETYRELDAATDGTELSIEPFFRERSGAGGDRTVLSLPVLCVAIRRDGEITGVYPSSAPDGSYSVTDCLDALAAGDDVENLAEDVVLDPEPV; from the coding sequence ATGGAGAATATCGATCGACCGCTCGAACTGGACGTGTACATGCGAGCGTTCGCCCCCGACGCCGCCCGGCGCCGGCAGGAGGCGATGCTCGAACGGATGCGCGAGCTCCGCGATCGGGGGACGGCCGAGGCGGTGTCGGTGACCCGCTGGAGCAACCAGGTGTCCGTCAGCCCGGCGCGGGACCGCGACCCGCCCGTCGGCGTCGAGACGTACCGGGAACTCGACGCGGCGACCGACGGGACCGAGCTCTCGATCGAGCCGTTCTTCCGCGAGCGCTCGGGCGCCGGCGGGGATCGCACGGTGCTCAGCCTCCCGGTGCTGTGCGTGGCGATCCGGCGCGACGGCGAGATCACCGGCGTCTACCCTTCCTCGGCGCCGGACGGCTCCTACAGCGTCACCGACTGCCTGGACGCGCTGGCGGCCGGCGACGACGTCGAGAACCTCGCGGAGGACGTCGTGCTCGACCCCGAACCCGTGTAG
- a CDS encoding DUF5611 family protein → MKEYKMRRGEHLEDRIPDMESTVEDYFGEITDTQEFKGNDLYVVEDPDNPVFQRIVAGTSEYSGKKNKLAVHFEERDAEDVIAEGNADAAADAVDAKNDFLLEATGRDAKARRDSMKRAVEDDPDHDVDA, encoded by the coding sequence ATGAAGGAGTACAAGATGCGACGCGGCGAGCACCTCGAGGATCGGATCCCGGACATGGAGTCGACCGTCGAAGACTACTTCGGCGAGATCACCGACACCCAGGAGTTCAAGGGCAACGACCTCTACGTCGTCGAGGATCCGGACAACCCCGTCTTCCAGCGGATCGTCGCCGGAACATCCGAATACAGCGGCAAGAAGAACAAGCTCGCGGTCCACTTCGAGGAGCGCGACGCAGAGGACGTCATCGCGGAGGGCAACGCCGACGCCGCCGCCGACGCGGTCGACGCCAAGAACGACTTCCTGCTGGAAGCCACGGGACGGGACGCCAAGGCCCGACGCGACTCGATGAAGCGCGCCGTCGAGGACGATCCCGACCACGACGTCGACGCCTGA
- a CDS encoding AI-2E family transporter, whose amino-acid sequence MDARTAFAWALVAALAAITWLLVEPFLSWLLLTGLLAVVLHPIHRRLAPRIGARVSAGLLAVGVAVLTVAAIAAGGTLAIQRGAELLEGVSRSDLVARADRLLAQYVGAGIAVEPLAERAADRLTSSVGGSATSIASAGLHAFIGFLLLTFVLYYLLKDGRRFVAWLERVTPLAPDVRDELFAAADDMTWAVLKGHVLVAAVQGAVAGVSLFVTGVPQAGVLTAAMMVLALIPVIGVAPVLGGAVVFLFASGRVLGAAFVIVWGFTSVAITDDYLRAYLIDRQSDMHSAVIFVGIVGGTYLLGPIGLFVGPILIGLFKVTVEVLGVHYGVIRRA is encoded by the coding sequence ATGGACGCTCGTACGGCGTTCGCGTGGGCGCTGGTCGCCGCGCTCGCGGCGATCACGTGGCTGCTCGTCGAGCCGTTTCTCTCGTGGCTGCTCCTGACGGGACTGCTCGCGGTCGTTCTGCACCCGATCCACCGGCGGCTGGCACCGCGGATCGGCGCGCGCGTCTCGGCGGGACTGCTGGCGGTCGGCGTCGCGGTGCTGACCGTCGCGGCGATCGCGGCGGGCGGCACGCTCGCGATCCAGCGGGGCGCCGAACTCCTCGAAGGCGTCTCGCGGTCGGACCTCGTGGCGCGAGCCGATCGGCTGCTCGCGCAGTACGTCGGCGCGGGCATCGCCGTCGAACCGCTCGCGGAGCGCGCGGCCGACCGACTGACGAGCTCCGTCGGCGGGAGCGCCACCTCGATCGCGAGCGCCGGGCTCCACGCCTTTATCGGATTCCTGCTGCTGACGTTCGTGCTGTACTACCTGCTGAAAGACGGCCGCCGGTTCGTCGCGTGGCTCGAACGCGTGACGCCGCTCGCGCCGGACGTGCGCGACGAGCTGTTCGCCGCGGCCGACGACATGACCTGGGCCGTCCTGAAGGGCCACGTACTGGTCGCCGCGGTCCAGGGCGCCGTCGCCGGCGTCAGCCTGTTCGTCACCGGCGTCCCACAAGCGGGGGTGCTCACGGCCGCGATGATGGTTCTGGCGCTGATCCCGGTGATCGGCGTCGCGCCCGTGCTCGGTGGCGCGGTCGTCTTCCTCTTCGCGAGCGGGCGGGTGCTGGGCGCCGCGTTCGTGATCGTCTGGGGGTTCACGTCGGTCGCGATCACCGACGACTACCTGCGCGCGTACCTGATCGACCGCCAGTCGGACATGCACTCGGCGGTCATCTTCGTCGGCATCGTCGGCGGCACGTACCTGCTCGGCCCGATCGGACTGTTCGTCGGGCCGATCCTGATCGGGCTGTTCAAGGTGACCGTCGAGGTGCTCGGCGTCCACTACGGCGTGATTCGACGAGCGTGA
- a CDS encoding DUF6432 family protein codes for MRVRREYRDRDATEVEVLDALVDRPDDGMTVFELRSHADVSIHDMEGALESLKDDGLIDVENEADRTVIKPADHVVPDPEEADGNRSFYEELRERLPF; via the coding sequence ATGAGAGTACGGCGGGAGTACCGCGACCGGGACGCGACCGAGGTCGAGGTGCTCGACGCCCTCGTCGACCGGCCCGACGACGGCATGACGGTGTTCGAGCTCCGGTCGCACGCGGACGTGAGCATCCACGACATGGAAGGGGCGCTGGAATCGCTCAAGGACGACGGGCTGATCGACGTCGAAAACGAGGCTGATCGTACAGTGATCAAGCCGGCCGACCACGTCGTTCCCGACCCCGAGGAGGCCGACGGGAACCGATCGTTCTACGAGGAACTTCGCGAGCGGCTCCCGTTCTGA
- a CDS encoding HalOD1 output domain-containing protein yields MSDSDQTTDTHGEEIVDRRLDPDRENPGVQIAEIVAELEGEDPADLTTMYGCIDGVIEHVFSDPPSQEAQLVVEFTYEGYRITIEQDGSVRFVKVG; encoded by the coding sequence ATGAGTGATTCGGACCAAACGACCGATACACACGGAGAGGAGATCGTCGACCGGCGGCTCGATCCCGATCGCGAGAACCCCGGCGTGCAGATCGCGGAGATCGTCGCCGAACTCGAAGGTGAGGATCCGGCCGACCTGACGACGATGTACGGCTGCATCGACGGGGTGATCGAACACGTTTTCTCGGACCCGCCGTCGCAGGAGGCCCAGCTCGTCGTCGAGTTCACCTACGAGGGCTACCGGATCACGATCGAGCAGGACGGCAGCGTCCGGTTCGTAAAAGTCGGCTGA
- a CDS encoding MaoC family dehydratase, with amino-acid sequence MSGNDADAEVADPMAIGQQWTDASRHAVNSYVEANNALFAAMGIDRESGEADCERTDAPVAEVAFGDAGWSMERTTDEYDELGVGDYVRFSKPLVERDVNAFAQASGDTNRLHLEDVFADGTRFKGRIVHGTLVAGTISAALARLPGLTIYLSQDLEFNAPVRIGERVTAECEIVEDLGEHRYRLATAVYDEDDEAVIDGEAVVLIDEQPDV; translated from the coding sequence ATGAGCGGGAACGACGCCGACGCGGAGGTAGCCGATCCGATGGCGATCGGCCAGCAGTGGACCGACGCCTCCCGTCACGCCGTAAATAGCTACGTCGAGGCGAACAACGCCCTGTTCGCCGCGATGGGGATCGACCGGGAGTCCGGGGAGGCGGACTGCGAACGGACGGACGCGCCCGTCGCCGAGGTCGCCTTCGGCGACGCCGGCTGGTCGATGGAGCGAACGACCGACGAGTACGACGAGCTGGGCGTCGGCGACTACGTCCGCTTTTCCAAGCCGCTCGTCGAGCGCGACGTCAACGCCTTCGCGCAGGCCAGCGGCGACACGAACCGCCTCCACCTCGAAGACGTGTTCGCCGACGGGACGCGGTTCAAGGGCCGCATCGTCCACGGGACGCTCGTCGCGGGGACGATCAGCGCCGCGCTGGCGCGCCTCCCCGGACTGACGATCTACCTCTCGCAGGATCTGGAGTTCAACGCGCCGGTGCGGATCGGCGAACGGGTCACCGCCGAGTGCGAGATCGTCGAGGACCTCGGCGAGCACCGCTACCGGCTCGCGACAGCGGTGTACGACGAGGACGACGAGGCGGTCATCGACGGCGAGGCGGTCGTGCTGATCGACGAGCAGCCGGACGTGTAG